The genomic DNA GGCCGGGCCAGCCCCCACCACAACAGCATCGAAGTTCTGCATGGTCACCCTCCCTGCGGGCCAGGACGCACGCTCACGTCCGGGACGGTGGCGTCGCGCGGAGCGTCCAGCACAAACTGGATGGTGGCCGCGACCGTCGCCGGGTCGATGAAGGCCGAAGGGTCGTAGGCCCCACCCTCCTGCGCGCGAACCTTCTGCTGCATCGGCGTGGCCGTTCGGCCCGGGTAGACCGTGGAGACGCGAACCCCGTGCGGCGCCTCCTCCTCGCGCAGCGCGTCGGCCAGTGCCCGCAGAGCGAACTTGCTCGCCGCGTAGCTCGCCCATCCGGGGTTGGCCCGCAGGCCCGCGCCGCTGTTGACGAAGACGACCGTTCCGCGCTCCGCCCGAACCTGTGACAGCAACACCCGGGTCAGGGCGGCGGGGGCCACCACGTTCACCGCGAGGGTGTGCGTCCAGACCTCGGGCGGCTGCTCGGCCACCGCGCCGAGTTCGACGACGCCCGCGTTGTGGACCACGTTCGTCACGCGGCCCAGTCCGGAGGCCGCTTCTCCAAACGTCCCCGACCGGGTGAGGTCCAGCACGAGGGGTCTCGCGCCGCCCACCTCGTCACACAGGGCGGAGAGCCGCCCCTCGTCCCGCCCCTGGAGGATGAGGTCATGCGTGCCCGCCAGTGCCCGCGCGAGCGCCACGCCGATACCGCCCGCCGCCCCGGTGATGAGCGTCACGGGCCTTGCCGAAGTCGTCATTCGCGGAGGCTAACGCACCAGATGCGACCGGAAATACTGTTCCTGAAACCAAATGGCCTTCATGATCTCTGCATCTGACCAGTGTGTGCCCGGACGCACGACGGTCAGCTTGTCCTCCACGTCGTCCGCACGCAAGAGGACCGCCGTCACCACACCCTCCGCCTCGCGCACGGCCATGTCCCAGCCGAGGAGGTAGGCGTCTCTCGGCTGACCGTCGCCGCTCAGCGTGCCGGGCACCTCACCGTAATTCACTGGATACACCAGGTCCGGCCCGCGGGGATGGACGCTCCCCAGCGGGCGGTCCACTATGGCGCGGACGGTTTGACCCAGGAACGGGGTGAGGGCCGGTCTCACGTCCCGATCAGCTTAAAATCGGGCGCGGGCCTTGAGATTGATCAGGCGGAGCTGTTCGCCCGTCAGGCTGTCGCCCCGCACCGCCCGCACGCCGAAGTAGCCGTGCCCGGACTTGCCCGCCGTGTCCAGCGCCGGGCCAGACAGCGTGAAGGGCCTACTCGCCCCCGCCTGAAGCGCGATGGTCCCGATGGCCTGTCCGCTCTCCCTCGCCGGGTCGCAGGCCACCACATCGGCCGTGAGGCCCTGGCAGCCGGAGGGCATGCTGGTCCGCACGTACACGGCCACCTCGCTCAGGTTGCCACCCAGCGCCGTGTAGCTCGCGTCACCGGAGATGCTGAGGCCCTGAAGGAGTTTCGGGATGGACGCGCCCCCGAAGGCGTCCTGACGCACATAGATGACCCGGCCCTGCGAGGCGGCGCTGGACTGGAGGTTCAGGGTCACGTCGGGGATGGTGATGGGCGGCGTGGGGACCACGCCACAGGCGGCGAGGGCCAGGGCCGTCCCCAGCCCGGTGAACAGCTTGCGTTTCAACATACGACCTCCTTGGCCAAGGGGTGGAGCAGCTCGTCGATGCGGACAGGAGCGGCTGCGGCCCGCGGCGTCCTCTCCGCCACCTGGGGAGGGTAGCCGGGGCCATCCCACGAAATTCTGACAGCCGCGCTACCCTGCACGGATGACGAGGGCGAGCAGGCTGGCGAGCGTGACGCTGAAGGCGGGGGCGGTGCGGCGCGTCGCCGGGCGCTACCCCTTCGGCCACACGGGGGACATCGCGGAGGCGGCGCCGGGCATCACGCCGGGCGACGTGGTGGAGGTCCGGGCGCCGGACGGGGCGGTCATCGGGCGCGGTTACTTCAACACCGGGGGCGCGACCCCGCTGAGGATGCTGACCTGGGGGCGTGAGGATATCAACCTGGACTTCTACCGCTCACGGGTGCGTGCGGCCCTGGCGCGGCGGGAGGGCCGGATCACCGGGACGGACGGGGTGCGTGTCCTGTACGCCGAGGCGGATGGACTGCCCGGCGTAATTGCCGACCGCTTCGGGGACGTGCTGGGCGTGCAACTCCGCAACGCGGGTGCCGAGCGCCACCGCGACCTCATCCTGCGGGCGTTGCGCGAGGAGACGGGCGCCCCCTCCGCCTTCGAGCGCAGCGACACGGGCGAGCGCCGCCGCGAGGGGCTGGAGTTGCGGACCGGCGTGCTGTGGGGCGAGGTGCCCGAGCGCGTGACCTTTCACGAGGACGACCTGACCCTGCACTTCAACCCCTTCGACGCGCAGAAGACGGGCTTTTTCCTCGACCAGCGCGACAACCGCCGCCTGATGCGCTCGCTCGCGGCGCCGGGTGAGGGCTTTCTGGACGTGTACTCGTACACCGGGGGTTTCAGCCTGCACGCGGCCCGGGCGGGGGCCAAACCCGTCGCGCTCGACAAGGATGAGAAAGCCCTCGGCGTGCTGGAACGCGAGGCGCGCGAGAACGGCGTGAGTGTCGGCGTGCGCTGGGGCGACGCGCTGGAGACGCTGACGGCGCTCGAACGCGAGAAGCGGTCCTTCGGCGCGGCGGTCCTCGACCCGCCCACCCTCGCCAAGCGCAAGGAGGACGTGCCGCGTGCCAAGCGCATCTTCACCGACGGGGCGGCCCGCGCCCTGCGGATGCTGCGCCCGGGCGGCCACCTGCTCGTCAGCACCTGCGCCCACTACATCCGGGTGGACGACCTGCTCGACGCGGCCCGCGTGGCGGCGGGCGAGGCCGAGTGCGACGCGGAGGTCGTGGCGGTGACCTACCAGCCCGCCGACCACCCCCACCTGCTGAGCGTGCCCGAGAGCCTCTACCTCAAGAGCCTCCTGCTGCGAAAGGAGGGGTGAGGGGACGGGATGTGGCCGGATGACCCCGCCTCGGTAGAGGGCTGGACGCCCCTGACGGGCAGCTTCGGCGACGATGGGGCGACCGGGTGAGGGGGCGGCCTGGGCCTCGAGTCCTACCGGTCACGGCCCCGGGCGCGGACGCTACTCCGCCTCCGCCGCTTCCAGCGAGACCGTCTCCAGAACTCGCGGGTCGAGAAGGGTCACCGCCTGGGACGTGACCTGCACGATGCCCTGCGTCTCCAGCTTCTTCAGGACGCGCGAGACCGTCTCGCGGCTGCTGCTCGTGCGGGCCATGATCTCCGCCGTGCCCAGCGGCAGAACCTCGGGGTGGGGCACACCCACCGCGGCGCGCTGCGCGTACAGGCTGGAGAACACGTGCGCGAGCGCGGCCTCGGTGTTCTGGCCGAAGGCGATGAGTTCGTCGTTAAGCAGGGTGACCCGCCGGGCGAGCATCTCGGCGAGGTTCCACAGCACGCCGGGGTGGCGGCGCAGGATCAGCTCGAAGTGCCCGCGGTGCAGCATCAGGGTGCGGACGGGGGTGAGCGCCCGCACGGACGCGCTGCGCTCCTGGCGGGCCAGTACGGCGGTCTCGCCCACAACCCCGGGCGCGTAGAGGTCGCCCAGCACCCGCTCGCGGCTGCCCAAGCTGACACGGCTGACCCGCACCA from Deinococcus apachensis DSM 19763 includes the following:
- a CDS encoding SDR family oxidoreductase encodes the protein MTTSARPVTLITGAAGGIGVALARALAGTHDLILQGRDEGRLSALCDEVGGARPLVLDLTRSGTFGEAASGLGRVTNVVHNAGVVELGAVAEQPPEVWTHTLAVNVVAPAALTRVLLSQVRAERGTVVFVNSGAGLRANPGWASYAASKFALRALADALREEEAPHGVRVSTVYPGRTATPMQQKVRAQEGGAYDPSAFIDPATVAATIQFVLDAPRDATVPDVSVRPGPQGG
- a CDS encoding class I SAM-dependent rRNA methyltransferase: MTRASRLASVTLKAGAVRRVAGRYPFGHTGDIAEAAPGITPGDVVEVRAPDGAVIGRGYFNTGGATPLRMLTWGREDINLDFYRSRVRAALARREGRITGTDGVRVLYAEADGLPGVIADRFGDVLGVQLRNAGAERHRDLILRALREETGAPSAFERSDTGERRREGLELRTGVLWGEVPERVTFHEDDLTLHFNPFDAQKTGFFLDQRDNRRLMRSLAAPGEGFLDVYSYTGGFSLHAARAGAKPVALDKDEKALGVLEREARENGVSVGVRWGDALETLTALEREKRSFGAAVLDPPTLAKRKEDVPRAKRIFTDGAARALRMLRPGGHLLVSTCAHYIRVDDLLDAARVAAGEAECDAEVVAVTYQPADHPHLLSVPESLYLKSLLLRKEG
- a CDS encoding Crp/Fnr family transcriptional regulator, giving the protein MARLDDLKLSPLFQNVPEEALREALKVVTERTFAPGELLVAQDDPGEALHLITAGVVRVSRVSLGSRERVLGDLYAPGVVGETAVLARQERSASVRALTPVRTLMLHRGHFELILRRHPGVLWNLAEMLARRVTLLNDELIAFGQNTEAALAHVFSSLYAQRAAVGVPHPEVLPLGTAEIMARTSSSRETVSRVLKKLETQGIVQVTSQAVTLLDPRVLETVSLEAAEAE